ACTCAGTAATCATTTGGAGGGATTTGGGACAGATGTCTTCCCTAAAGAGGAAGAACTATTTTTCAAAGCGTTTGAACCATGGCAAATGCTCCCGGACCCAACGATCCAGAAGCTTGTGGAGCTGTATCCAAGAGTTTTGGTAACGCCTCATGCTGGCTCGAATACCGTTACGGCGTTATCCAACATGATTGAAACTAGCTACGACAACTTCCATGATATCGTTACAACTCATTCTTCGGATAACCTGGTCCCACTTCCTGTCCTCTCTATGAAATAATTAGGAAGCTCGGTACTCTTGTTGAACAAAAAAAGAACCGCTATTTCCAGATTACAATGGAAATGGCGGTTCTTTTATATCAGGATTCAACTGATAGAGCATTAGCGGTCTGCCAACCTTGTGGTATTCTATCGATTCAACGAGAAATCCATCGTCCACCAGGAACTGAATATATTTTTTGACCGTGATACGGGACAAGTCCACTTCTCTAGCTAACGTTTCAACTGAGAAGGGTCCGTCCAGCTCTTGAATACTCTTCAGTATTGTGGTCATGGTCAGTTTGGACAAATTTTTAGACAGGTTTTTCGATACATTATGCGGTGGATGTTCAACAGGTTTTTTCTTTTCCACACCCGTATGCTCTTCTTTATTAAAATAATGGTCAATAACAGCTTGATTAATTCCGTTCCCTTCCTCCATCACTGTGGCCAGACGCTGGATTTTCTCAACAGCCAGTCTAAAGCGTTCGAATGTAAAGGGTTTAATTAAATAGTCTGCAACACCATAAAAAACAGCTTCCTTCACCGTCTGAATATCTTTTGCAGCCGTAATTAAAATAACTGAAGCATGATATTGATGCTCCTGCATATGAGATAATAAAGTTAATCCGCTTTTTCCAGGTAAATAAACGTCCAGTAATACCAGATCCGGTGACCATTTTTGAAGACAGTCCTGTGCTTTCTTGACGGTATCTGCCTTACATACAACATCCAAATTGTCCATGCGCTCGATAAACTGTTGATTGAGCTCAGCAACCATCGGATCATCCTCAACAATTAGAACTTTCATTCATTTGTCACCTCCAATGTACAGGGCAACTCTACATATATACTTGTTCCCAGACCCGGTTGGCTATCAAGCTCAATGATTCCTTGATGATTTTCCACCATGGTTTTAACCAGATTCAAGCCGTAGCCTCTGTCTTCTCCTTTGGTTGAAAAACCATGCTCGAATATTCTCTTTTGCATCTCAAAATCAATCCCCAGCCCATTATCTTTCACTTCCAAAATGAATACATTTCCCTCACTCTCATAGTTCAATTTCAGTTCAATTTTGCCGGGTTCTTTTTTTTGTAAGATGGAATCTATGGCGTTGTCAAAAAAATTGCCCAGGATGTGTATGACATCATGAACGATATCCTGCATCTCCACATTAGAGACATCCGAGCTTTCTGCAAGAAGAACCGAAATATTCTGTTCGCGTGCTTCGTTGATTTTACCCATAATAAAACCTGCTAATGCCGGAACTTTAATTCTCTCAGTCAGAAAGCCTACCTCATCTTGATACCGGTGATTTAGCTGCTGAATATATTGACTGACCTCCGCATATTTCCTCATCTCAATCAACCCGGATATTACGTGCATTTTGTTCATAAATTCATGGGTCTGTCCGCGAAGGGAGTTAATATAATATTTTGTACCACTTAACTGGTTGCTGAGATGGATCATCTCGGATTGGTCGCGCAGCGTTGCAACTGCCCCAAAAAACTCATTTTCAATATATATAGGGGTTACTGTCGCAATGACCTCTATACCATTCACATAAAATGAGCGATCCTTGATTTTCCTTTTATCATCGAACACTCTCTTGAAAAGCACGTTATAAAAGTTGGTATCTAGCTGCTCGCCAATCGGGGCCTTCATTTCTTGGTTTGCCAGTTGATACTTGGCCTGAGCTTCTTTGTTCATAAGCATAATTTTCTTGTCAGCCGAAATGGCTATAATTCCTTCAGCGACCTCATTTACAATAATTTCTTTTTCGCGCAATCGTGTTGCTATCTCTTGCGGCTCAAGCCCAAATAAAATGGTTTTGATTTTCTGAGCCAGAATGATCGCGCCCAGAACTCCACTAAAGAGCCCCAGCATCAGCCCCCCAAAAATGGTATACTGCGCCTGCATCAAATCATGATTTAGGGTTCTCATGGTCAGCCCTACACATACAATGCCAATGACCTCATGCTGTTGATTAAATATCGGCGTAAAATATCGGTAACCTTTGCCCAAAATACCTATATTCTCAGAAAAATGTCCCTGACCCGATAGCGCTCTTCTGGCATCATTCAAATCAGAGAACGGTTTGCCAACCATCGTTGCATTCGGATGAGATAGCCGAATTAAATCGTGGTTCAGAATGACAACAAAATCCACATTAACGTTATGCATGACTCCAAGCGAGTAGTCTTGAATCTGCTTCACAGGAATTCCCTGCTCGACATTACGAATAACATCGTTGTCACTGGCAACCATCTTGGCAACACCCGAAAGTTTTTCCTTCGTATTATCAAAATGCTTGTTAATCACAAAATTACGAATGAGAAGCAAGGATATAATTAAGGAAATAATGATAACTAAAACAACCAAAATAATAATCATGAATTGTAGCGAAACTTTGAATTGTCGTCTCGGTTTCGATTTACTTTTTGACCGCAACCCCATCACCTAGCTTTTTTGTTAAGCTCTCCATTAGGAATAAGAGCCTATTTCTTTCCCTATAATCCCTTGTTATTCGACATCGTTTGACAATTTCCTTCTTATTTCGCAAACCATTCATCGGCTGGAAAGGCAAATTTCGTTCATCTTGAGCAAATGCGATATTAACACCTAGTTGAAGCTTGGCTACTTCAGTAAAATAAATAAAACCGACTTGTCTTTAAAAGACAAGCCGGCTTTATATCAGGATTTTGCAAAATCCTCATATGAATTAGTGTATGCAAAATGGTTCCAAATTCACAAAATTCCCCGTATCTCATCCAATGACTGCACCTTTTCCCGCTGCATCCATTGTTCAAGGCCATGTACCAGCTCGGCCCCTGCATGTAAATGGACAAAATTGTACGTTCCTACCTGAATGGCAGCGGCCCCTGCCATGGTGAATTCAATAATATCTTCCACTGAGCTAATCCCGCCCATCCCGATCACCGGAATCGACACCGCCTGTGCCACCTGGTGAACCATACGCAAAGCAATCGGCTTAATTGCCGGGCCGGAAAGACCCGCATACGTATTGGCAAAAACACTACGACGCCGACGTATATCAATTTTCATCGCAGAAAATGTATTGATCAACGAAACTCCGTCTGCGCCTTCTTCCTCGCACATAACCGCCATCTGCGTGATATTCTCTGCGTTGGGAGACAGCTTGACAACCAACGGAAGTGCCGTCACATTGCGCACCTGACGCACAACCTCCCGCGCTACCTCCGTCTGGATACCAAATTGCATTCCACCCTGCTTCACGTTGGGACATGAAATGTTCAATTCCAGCATATCAACGCCTCTGCGGTTCATCGTGCGACGCTTTTGTGCATTTTCCGTAATCATCGCTACGGCCTGAACATATTCCTCCAGATTGGAACCGCCCACGTTGGCAATAACAGCCGTGTTCCAGTGAGTCATGTCATCCAGTTCATCCTTCAAAAAGGCGGCAACACCCGGATTCTCCAGCCCCACACTATTGAGCATGCCGGATGCTGTCTCATGTATTCGTGATCCCGTATTACCAGCCTTCGGATGCAGGGTTAGTCCCTTGCCGACGATGCCGCCCAATAATTCAGGAGAATAAAATTCCGCATACTCTCGTCCGAATCCAAACGTACCGGAAGCCATGATGATCGGGTTCTTGAACGGTACACCCGCAATATTACACGCCATGGAGATCATCGAACTCCACCTCCTCCACCGGGAATACAGGCCCTTCTTTACATACCCTCCGATTGCCTCCACGGGTACGCATCGTACAGCCCAAACATGCGCCAATACCACAGGCCATGTGTCTTTCAGTTGAAATATATAAGCGGGACGACGTATCCACCGTTTTTATAGCGAGTGCTTGTAACATCGGAGTTGGCCCGCAGGAAAACATATTTGCATAGAGCGTCGGATCGATCTGTTCGACGATACTTCCCCCTACCTTGACCTGTACAGATGCCGCCACAGCTTCGAACGCTTCAACCCCGAAGGCTTGCTGTGCAAACCCTAGATAAACATGCGCATGCGGGTAATACTTTGCAGCCAACAGCAACGGAGCTGTACCCATGCCACCGCCGATTAAAGCCAAACTGCCCTCTACCTGCGGAAAACCGTTTCCGAAAGGTCCTTCTAACTGAATTTCCTGACCAGGCTGTAATTGGGAAAACAAATTTGTCCCCTCTCCAACAACCCGATACAAAAAGGAAATACTCTCTTCCCCGATATCATAAATGCTGATGGGTCTGGGCAGCAGTGGGTAACCTGTCCCGCTGCGCAGCATGTAAAACTGCCCCATGTTCCCTTTAAACTTTCCCTCTATTTTCATCACATAAATGCCCGGAACGAGCGCCACATTCGAAATTACGTTAGCCATATAACCCCTCCACTAACCACTCACTATAACGTAAAAGCAGCAACTATTACGTGACTATTTTCACATTTCTGGGTAACATTTCGCCCTACGGCTCGTGATATAAAAAAGCGTACTCCTGTTAGAGAGTACGCTTGTGTATTTAACTAATGGCTTCGCGCTCCGTATTGCGGCTACCCTTGGCATCCTTGCGGATTTGTTTGCTGCGTAGCTGTCCGCAGGCTGCGTCAATATCGACTCCATGCTCCAGCCGAACACTACAGCTAATACCTTGTTTCTTCAGCACATCATAGAAGCCCGTAATCGACTCCGACTCACTCCGCTGGTATTGGCTATGCTCATCCACTGGATTGTACGGAATGAGGTTGACATTGGCCAGATTACGACGATGGCCCACCAGCTCAGCCAGTTCGAGCGCATGCTCCTTACCGTCATTAACATCCTTCAGCAAGATGTACTCCAGCGTAATTCGACGATTTGTTTTGTCCAAATAATAATCAATGGCCTGCATGAGTTTCTCAATCGGAATCGCCCGGTTGATCTTCATAATACGAGTACGAATCTCATTATTCGGGGCGTGGAGGGAGATCGCCAGATTGACATGGAGGTCTGAATCTGCAAATTCAATGATTTTATCAGCCAATCCGCTTGTGGAAACGGTAATATGCCGCGGCCCAATCGCTAGCCCTTTGTGATCCTTAATCACCCGAATGAAATCGGACAGGTTCACGAAGTTATCAAACGGTTCGCCAATTCCCATCACAACAACATGACTGACCTGGTCGCCCGGGCGTTCCTGATCCAGATACAGCTGGACCTTCATAATTTGCTCTACAATCTCACCACTGGATAGGTCGCGGCTCTTCTTCAACAATCCGCTCGCACAGAAGCTACATCCAATATTACATCCTACCTGTGTAGTCACACATACGGATAAGCCAAACTTATGCCGCATCAATACCGTCTCAATCAAATTACCATCCTGAAGCCGGAACAAGAACTTGACCGTCCCGTCTGCTGACTGTTGCTTCACGTGTTCTTCAAGTGTTTCAATGGAAAAGTGCTCTGCCAACAGGCGTGTACAATCCTCATGAACCTCTGCCATCGCTGCAAAATCAGTAACCCGCTTCCGGTACAATGCGTCCCATACCTGCAATGCCCGGGATTTCTTATGCCCATGCTCGATGAGCCATGCTGTCAATTGATCTAGCGTTAATCCATAAATGGATTCTTTTTTCATGTTCGATCCTCTTTTCAAAACAATCAAATTCGTATTTCTATATATAAACCCTAGCCATCACGACTCGTCTCAACGATCATTGCATCATAGCATGTTTAAGCAATCTGCGCTATTTAAACGCCTCTTTCATTGTCCCAAATTTTAATTATGAACACAAGGGGGCAGGCACATTGTTTTTCCTGTTCAACAAGAGCACGCAAAGACAGGATTACAGATACTCCTAATGATATGATTACAACCAAGGAGGTGATGCGGTTGGAATGGTTGCTTCGGATCAAGAACGCACTGGATCTGATGGAAGAGAGAATGCAGCAGCCACTCGATATCGATGAAATTGCAAAGGCAGCCTATTCGTCTCCTTTTCATTTTCAGCGAATGTTTCATATGCTAACTGGCTTCACGGTAGCAGAATATGTGCGCAAACGTCGATTGACCTTGGCTGCTCAGGAATTGAGTCTTTCTTCCGCCAAGGTGCTGGATGTAGCGTTCAAATACGGATATGATTCCCCCGAATCTTTCTCTAAAGCGTTCCGAAAGATACACGGTATTTCTCCCTCTGAGGCCAGAAGCCCTGGGGTGAACCTGAAAGCCTTTCCACGCATCACCTTCCATCTATCGTTGAAGGGAGATCAGGAAATGGATTACAAAATTGTAGAGAAAGCGGCCTTTACGGTCATTGGCAAGTCCATTCAAGTCACCACTAAGAACGGCGATAATCTTCGAGAAATCCCAAAATTCTGGAACGAACTGAATGCGGATGGTACATCAGATCGGATTCATGCCTCGGGAACAGGCGACGATATACTCGGTATTTGTTTGGATTTCAAGCATGGGGAAGAAAAATTCACGTACCTAATTGCCGCAGAAGGCAGCGAGGATGTAGCGACCGCAAATGGGCTGGAATCCAGAACCATTCCGGCTTCAACCTGGGCAGTGTTTACATCCATCGGCCCTATGCCTCAGTCGATCCAAAAGGTATGGCAAAGAATTTTCCAAGAATGGTTCCCTGCCAGTAATTATGAGCATTCAGGCGGGCCGGAACTGGAAGTGTATACTATGGGAGATTCACATGCTGAAGACTACCGAAGTGAAGTTTGGATTCCGATTAAGAAAAAGTA
The Paenibacillus peoriae DNA segment above includes these coding regions:
- a CDS encoding response regulator yields the protein MKVLIVEDDPMVAELNQQFIERMDNLDVVCKADTVKKAQDCLQKWSPDLVLLDVYLPGKSGLTLLSHMQEHQYHASVILITAAKDIQTVKEAVFYGVADYLIKPFTFERFRLAVEKIQRLATVMEEGNGINQAVIDHYFNKEEHTGVEKKKPVEHPPHNVSKNLSKNLSKLTMTTILKSIQELDGPFSVETLAREVDLSRITVKKYIQFLVDDGFLVESIEYHKVGRPLMLYQLNPDIKEPPFPL
- a CDS encoding ATP-binding protein, which gives rise to MGLRSKSKSKPRRQFKVSLQFMIIILVVLVIIISLIISLLLIRNFVINKHFDNTKEKLSGVAKMVASDNDVIRNVEQGIPVKQIQDYSLGVMHNVNVDFVVILNHDLIRLSHPNATMVGKPFSDLNDARRALSGQGHFSENIGILGKGYRYFTPIFNQQHEVIGIVCVGLTMRTLNHDLMQAQYTIFGGLMLGLFSGVLGAIILAQKIKTILFGLEPQEIATRLREKEIIVNEVAEGIIAISADKKIMLMNKEAQAKYQLANQEMKAPIGEQLDTNFYNVLFKRVFDDKRKIKDRSFYVNGIEVIATVTPIYIENEFFGAVATLRDQSEMIHLSNQLSGTKYYINSLRGQTHEFMNKMHVISGLIEMRKYAEVSQYIQQLNHRYQDEVGFLTERIKVPALAGFIMGKINEAREQNISVLLAESSDVSNVEMQDIVHDVIHILGNFFDNAIDSILQKKEPGKIELKLNYESEGNVFILEVKDNGLGIDFEMQKRIFEHGFSTKGEDRGYGLNLVKTMVENHQGIIELDSQPGLGTSIYVELPCTLEVTNE
- a CDS encoding dihydroorotate dehydrogenase, which translates into the protein MISMACNIAGVPFKNPIIMASGTFGFGREYAEFYSPELLGGIVGKGLTLHPKAGNTGSRIHETASGMLNSVGLENPGVAAFLKDELDDMTHWNTAVIANVGGSNLEEYVQAVAMITENAQKRRTMNRRGVDMLELNISCPNVKQGGMQFGIQTEVAREVVRQVRNVTALPLVVKLSPNAENITQMAVMCEEEGADGVSLINTFSAMKIDIRRRRSVFANTYAGLSGPAIKPIALRMVHQVAQAVSIPVIGMGGISSVEDIIEFTMAGAAAIQVGTYNFVHLHAGAELVHGLEQWMQREKVQSLDEIRGIL
- a CDS encoding dihydroorotate dehydrogenase electron transfer subunit translates to MANVISNVALVPGIYVMKIEGKFKGNMGQFYMLRSGTGYPLLPRPISIYDIGEESISFLYRVVGEGTNLFSQLQPGQEIQLEGPFGNGFPQVEGSLALIGGGMGTAPLLLAAKYYPHAHVYLGFAQQAFGVEAFEAVAASVQVKVGGSIVEQIDPTLYANMFSCGPTPMLQALAIKTVDTSSRLYISTERHMACGIGACLGCTMRTRGGNRRVCKEGPVFPVEEVEFDDLHGV
- the rlmN gene encoding 23S rRNA (adenine(2503)-C(2))-methyltransferase RlmN; the protein is MKKESIYGLTLDQLTAWLIEHGHKKSRALQVWDALYRKRVTDFAAMAEVHEDCTRLLAEHFSIETLEEHVKQQSADGTVKFLFRLQDGNLIETVLMRHKFGLSVCVTTQVGCNIGCSFCASGLLKKSRDLSSGEIVEQIMKVQLYLDQERPGDQVSHVVVMGIGEPFDNFVNLSDFIRVIKDHKGLAIGPRHITVSTSGLADKIIEFADSDLHVNLAISLHAPNNEIRTRIMKINRAIPIEKLMQAIDYYLDKTNRRITLEYILLKDVNDGKEHALELAELVGHRRNLANVNLIPYNPVDEHSQYQRSESESITGFYDVLKKQGISCSVRLEHGVDIDAACGQLRSKQIRKDAKGSRNTEREAIS
- a CDS encoding AraC family transcriptional regulator, with translation MRLEWLLRIKNALDLMEERMQQPLDIDEIAKAAYSSPFHFQRMFHMLTGFTVAEYVRKRRLTLAAQELSLSSAKVLDVAFKYGYDSPESFSKAFRKIHGISPSEARSPGVNLKAFPRITFHLSLKGDQEMDYKIVEKAAFTVIGKSIQVTTKNGDNLREIPKFWNELNADGTSDRIHASGTGDDILGICLDFKHGEEKFTYLIAAEGSEDVATANGLESRTIPASTWAVFTSIGPMPQSIQKVWQRIFQEWFPASNYEHSGGPELEVYTMGDSHAEDYRSEVWIPIKKK